The Cottoperca gobio chromosome 6, fCotGob3.1, whole genome shotgun sequence genome has a segment encoding these proteins:
- the arsa gene encoding arylsulfatase A translates to MENIRFFFFLNTFLCCTSSASPPNFILLFADDLGFGDLGCYGHPTSLTPNLDLLAAGGLRFTDFYCTSPVCTPSRASLLTGRYQTRSGVYPGVLYPGSRGGLPLNETTIAEVLKPVGYATAAVGKWHLGVGANGKFLPTRQGFDQYLGIPYSHDMGPCRNLNCFPPDVKCFGLCDVGTVTVPLLHNEVIKQQPVNFLDLERAYSDFSTNFITTSAKNKQPFFLYYPSHHTHYPQYAGPGAAGRTLRGKFGDALFEFDSTIGNLLTTLEKTGVINNTLVFFTSDNGPELMRMSRGGNAGPLKCGKGTTYEGGMREPAIAFWPGTIRPGVTHEIASTLDILPTIASLAGAKLPQVMLDGVDMTEILVNQGKSKRDTMMFYPTDPSEMYGLFALRLGKYKAHFYTRGATHSGTTPDQDCPVFAVLKAHDPPLIFDLEADPSEHYPLPLFGKPDLQAVLQRIKKVKEQFEASMVFGESQISKGIDPNLEPCCNPQCSPKPGCCKC, encoded by the exons ATGGAAAACATccgctttttcttcttcttgaacacttttctttgttgcacCTCCTCGGCTTCACCGCCGAATTTCATCCTCCTTTTTGCAGATGATTTAGGTTTTGGGGACTTAGGTTGTTATGGACATCCCACTTCACTCACTCCAAACCTGGATCTCCTGGCAGCGGGAGGACTCCGGTTTACAGATTTCTACTGCACCAGCCCCGTCTGCACCCCGTCCAG GGCATCGTTGTTGACGGGGCGCTATCAGACCCGCTCAGGTGTCTACCCAGGAGTGTTGTACCCAGGCTCTAGAGGCGGTCTTCCTCTGAATGAGACCACCATTGCTGAAGTGTTGAAACCTGTGGGCTATGCTACTGCTGCCGTAGGGAAGTGGCACTTAGGAGTTGGTGCCAATGGGAAGTTTCTTCCAACCAGGCAGGGGTTTGACCAGTACCTGGGGATCCCCTACTCCCACGACATG GGTCCCTGTAGGAACCTGAATTGTTTCCCTCCAGATGTTAAGTGTTTTGGATTGTGTGATGTTGGCACTGTAACTGTCCCACTCCTGCACAATGAGGTCATCAAGCAGCAACCAGTCAACTTCCTCGATCTGGAAAGGGCTTACAGTGATTTTTCAACCAATTTCATCACCACATCAGCCAAGAATAAACAGCCTTTCTTCCTCTACTATCCGTCCCAT CACACCCACTACCCCCAGTATGCAGGTCCAGGGGCAGCCGGGCGCACTTTAAGGGGCAAATTTGGAGATGCTCTGTTTGAGTTTGACAGCACAATAGGAAACCTACTGACAACCCTGGAAAAGACAGGAGTGATCAACAACACATTGGTCTTCTTCACTTCAGACAATGG gcctgAACTGATGCGCATGTCCCGTGGAGGTAACGCTGGCCCTCTGAAATGTGGAAAAGGCACCACTTATGAGGGGGGAATGAGAGAGCCAGCCATCGCCTTCTGGCCGGGGACCATCAGACCAG GTGTGACTCACGAGATCGCCAGCACACTAGATATCCTCCCCACTATCGCAAGTCTAGCAGGAGCAAAACTACCCCAGGTGATGCTGGATGGGGTCGATATGACAGAAATCCTTGTCAACCAAGGAAAG AGTAAAAGGGACACGATGATGTTCTACCCCACAGATCCCAGTGAGATGTATGGCCTGTTTGCTCTCAGGCTAGGGAAGTACAAGGCCCACTTCTATACACGAG GTGCTACCCACAGTGGTACTACCCCGGACCAAGACTGCCCAGTATTTGCAGTCCTCAAGGCCCACGACCCCCCTCTTATTTTTGACCTGGAGGCTGACCCCTCAGAGCACTACCCTCTTCCACTGTTTGGAAAACCTGATCTCCAAGCCGTGCTGCAGAGGATCAAGAAAGTCAAGGAGCAGTTTGAAGCCTCCATGGTGTTTGGAGAGAGCCAGATATCAAAAGGAATAGATCCGAACCTGGAGCCTTGCTGCAATCCTCAGTGTAGCCCCAAGCCTGGTTGCTGCAAGTGTTAA